The DNA segment AACGAATAAACTATCAATAGAGAATGAACTAAGATTTTGAAATCCACCTCattaattcataataatatatttatgaaaattaattCCTCCCGAACATTTATAGGATAATCTAGAAATCAATCttgttatcataaaaaatagtattgttgaaatccattttttatagaaatatcTAAAGTATGTTTTTCTTCACTCAAGATTATAAATCACaaaagatataagattttatttttaacaaaattataaatcaagttctcaattgattaagattattttagatcataagaaaaatatgattgaactcatataaaaaactctatcttttataattaatatgaagtaagaacaatatatcgttaaacacataaataactgaggaaaaaaaaaatcaaactcataAATAATACTACTAATCATCAATGTGATTTCTTCCTCAACCTTAATTGAATACTTAGCTAGACATGtgcatgaaaataaattcaaaaatttgaaCGTAAATAAACATTAAggtaatatttaaaagaaactaaaaattaaaaataaaaattaaacttcTATGTAAacgtaactatatttttcttcaatcaaTACGAGATGCTATGGTGCTGATtagccttctttctttttctgattTCACACCGTTCGGCGTGCCCTCTCTCATGCCGTGTATACGTCTATTTATAGACTTCGAAGGTAGGTTTCTTTCCTTATAGACTGATACTTTTCCTCCTCATGcttgctttttctttctttctttttctttcttcctttcttctttttttgaatATCTTTCACtagttcactttttttttttgtttgttttgcgtCTTTCACCACTTCTTGGTTCTTTTCTGTTCTTTGTATTCCCTTCTTCGGTTGCACGCTTGTATTCTATTAGGCTTCTTGTACATGAATTGTTTTGCACGTCTAGTCTTCAATGTGTAACACCTCAACATCatattacttttaaaatataattcttctccacttcaattcttgatctagataaaatttaaagttaagtgtaaggataaaaaatattttaaaaataataaaaatataattattaacactgcataattataaaaatattttatttaaaataataagattatgTAGTACCATTTAACTATTATCACTGGGCTGAAGGGGATTTATATACGGTCCACAGGTGAATCAATAAGTTTGCAGAACATTTTCTCGTACACATGTCCGTGATTAAAGAAGGTAAAATGAACTTGACAGTGCCGTTAATTTTGAATTGATATCGTTTTTAACAGCCTGGTTTGTTTCAAACCgtctcatctttttttttttatatatatatatataattattacaaattttttattaaatttttatataaaatataataaacaatttaatattttcaaatatttaaacataattaatattaaaaaattatattataataatattttatttaacttttaataaaatatctcatctcaatctGAACTACAAAATCAAACAAGGCCCTAGGTTTCCTTTCAGGAATAAAACACAAAACTTTAAAAATGTCTCAAAGTTTTCGTACAATCAGATGTTTTGTGAAATACAAACATTCAATTTTCAACCGCTGGTTTTCATCTCACTAGATCTCTTTCTTACTTCAATACTGTTCACTAATTTTGAAACCTACAGATGGAATCTTCTCTCACATCTCCATCGTCTGTTTCATGTTGTCATTTCCACAAAGGAAAAAGTTATGCTTCCCGTTGGGAAATTTGTTTTTAgtccttttttgttttaagaaaacaAGTAAGAGCCAAATTGACTCCTACGTATTTCATTATCAACAAATCAATCATTAAAATACTTCTCCCTCAATACAAAATTCTTAATCTATGAAGGACCCTCATCTATTCGTACAGTTTCATCAATACAAGTAAGGGCCAATTTGGCCAGTGTATGAGCTATGAGCTACATTGTTAGCCAATCTTAAATACAAACAAGCGAGAATCTCCCCCTTTGAATCTCTAACTATAACCTCAATCCCCACTTTCTTGTTATTGGCATCAAGGGTAGCCTTCCAATTAATTTTACAGGCCAAACCATCAGGTTTATTCCATCTAGCCATGATTCTGTCAAGTAGCATAGGCTTAGAGCAAGTATAGCAACTCGAAAATCTACATAATTCTACTGAGCAACAGTGAATAAAACTCTCATACATTTAAACTTCTtctcaaatataaaagaattcctCCTTAACCATATTCTCCTCCATATGTAGGCCACCAAACCAACCCCCTCCTCCTTCAAATAGTGATTCAACTGTTTCCATAGCTCCATGAAATCCCCTGCTATACTAGACCACTTATGCACTTGATTGTCATTCTCTGCCCAAGCATCTGAAGTAGCTGGGCAACCCCACAAAACATGAATGGTAGACTCCTCTCTTTCACATATAGGACACCTGCTATCAttaacaatattattatttgttaaatTCAATATGGTAGGCAATAAGTCATGACAAGCCTTTCAAATAAACTGTTTTACTACTCCCTGCACTTTCAATTTTCAGATTGACTTCTAAACAAACTCATGTGCTATCATGGTTGAAGTTTCCCCCTTCTTTGCCATCAACTTTGGGTGCTCAAGGTGATAAGCACTCTTCACAATAAACAAGCCATTATGTGAAAAgccttatctcattttatcctCATACCCCAATCTACTAAGAGGGATACAACAAATCGCctcaatattttctttattgaaaatatcataaatcaatatttcatttcattgaccttttagttttttttttctttttaattttattattaagtaagtattgtttaataatgttgtattttttttattacaaaatgtttaaaaaaagcaaataaataataaaaaaaaggtaaaatacAATAGTGGTTCGACAAAAAGCCCCATTTCAGAGATCAATTCCCatctttctttcaaattttgatCCCATCTCTCTCGTGTTCCCTTCCGTCACGCACAGTTGTGGGCTCTTTCAATGGTTGTTAGCCAAAAAgtagtataaaaaattaatcactTTCTTTGTGAGTCCCACTACATTaaatactataaaataattaaaataatctcatatcatcCCTCTAACAAACATAGCcatctaattttatttcatctataGCCAACATGTCTTTTGACTCCTCATCTGTTAGAATAAAAGATGGTCCAATTGGGTTGTTAAAGTATTCCTTTGGAAAGCCTTAAATGACTGTTTACCAACCAGGActaatctgaaaaaaaaaaaagtggtgaaGGATGCCCGCTGTCCTATATGTGAAACTGAGGATGAATCGATCACTCATGCCTTATGAAGCTGCAGGGGATCAATGGATGTTTGGGCTGATAAGAAGAGTCCTCTACAGAAATGGTCAAGTAATGAAGTCCAGTTTTATGAATTATGGGAAAGGCTATCAGCTTTGATAGCAAAGGAGGAACTGGAACTAATAGCAGTTGTTATGAGGGGAGTATGGTTCAGGagaaatgcttttatttttgagaataAGTTTACAGATCCTGGAACTATAGTAGAGCAGGCTACcatttcacttgagaattttcagacATCACAAACTATAAAGAAGGGGGGTATGGGAAGTAATGAAAGGGGAAGACATGGTTGTAAATGGAAAGCTCCTATTGGTGATTGCATAAAAGTCAATTGGGATGCtggtataaataaaaaagatgaaagagTGGGAATAGGGGTTGTGGTGAGGGATGGAAGGGGGGAGGTAATGGTGTCTCTCTGCTATTCGAATGAAGGCTGTTGCAGTCCAGTTGTAGCTGAGCTCCGGGCTTTATGGAGAGTGATGAAGCTATGTGCAGAGCTTAATTTTGAGAATGTGATCTTTGAAGGAGATGCTTTAGTTGTTGTGAATGCTGTAAACAGTGAGAAAGAAAGCTGGGAATGGTATGGACAAATGGTAGAAGACATGAAGGGAGTGCTTAAGAACAGACAAAGGTGGAAAGTTCAACATGTTTTTAGGAAATGTAATCAAGTTGCACACCTACTTGCTAAAGTTTCTTTTACTTTCAATGAGGAACAAATTTGGATGGAGTGTTGTCCACGAAAGTTTAAAATGTTGTTACACAGGAATACTTGTATATGAGTGATTCATAAGCAATACAAAGgaggttttctttcaaaaaaaaaaaaaaaaaaaagatggtccaattcattttttctttccttattttattttttgtgactgACACGACTTAGTCCAGTTCACGGAATTGACGGACCATTCTGCTGCTGACGTCTTGACCAAGAAAGTGATAATGGACAGATACTTGTTGAAACCAAACACAGCCTCATAAATGTGActttttcccttttgttttcatattttgtaccAGAAAACATAACTTGATCATGATCTAATTAATATTCAGTCATTAGAATaaacatacacacatacatttTGAGTCTTTTACGCTCAAAATGTAGAATCCTAATTAAAATATACGACCGTTACAAACCAAGGGATCCTTTATGATACACCCTTTAAACTTCCATACAACTTTTCTAAAGATTAAGTTAGACGTGTGATATTTCGTTCTGATAATTTGTGTAAATGGTATacgaaattttttattatttaaaataaaattattatttttaaaaataatttagactcTAATTATACTActtagtaatatttttaaagtaggAACCCGATATATTTTCGACCTTTTTTAAACATTAGAAATAATAACATTACAAATGatattaatttagagttttattatatacaaataagatcgtatattaatttaaatattaatactgattaatttatttttaaaatttaaattaatattatttttaataaaatatactttctaatcaattatattaattaatatacatattaatatataattatatttacaactaaattttttcattaattggTATCATGTGGGTCTGATGACTGGTCTCAAAGGGTCTGGTgccatcaaaatcaaaattaatattatggaGATGTTTGGTCTACTTCTCGTTGAAATTCAATTCCTTCAATAGAGACAACAAATCTTatataagatataaaaataCGTACACCTCATCCAACCGACGTTCATTTTGTATTCTTGTTGGGGAAGTCGTATAGCCCAGTCAACGCTCGTGGCTCGCGTGATTGCTTGCAAAAGGAGGACTTATAGCGACAGCATTGCCTTCTGTCCACAACTACGGCGCGCATCAaaccttttatttatttctgcAATCAGTAGCAAGCCTTAGCTCGGTCGACAATGGCGGACCAGAAACACCCCCTCTGTTTTGTCGCCTTTCTCTTGCTCCTGAACCTCCATGGCGAGTCGATGGCAAAGGAGGTGGTACCAGTGGGCGTTGTTCTTGATTTGAACTCCCCGGTGGGAGGAGTTGCAGAGCGTTGCATATCCATGGCACTCTCCGATTTTTACGCTGTCAATGATGATTATAACACCAGGCTCGCTCTTTTGACTATGGATTCTGGGAATGATGTCATTGCCGCAGCATCTGCAGGTATGTTAAATTAAAGTTCCACAATTATTATCGTGGAAAAAGTCAAGATAAAGTTGTGAATGTCTCTTTCTTAATGACGAAAAGAAATTTTTCcaaaagagaggaaaataaACTCTTTATGTAGTTTACGCCTAAAGCGATCAACTTCAATCAATAAAAAGCTCTCAAAAATAGGATATTATCTAGGGAGGCATGCTCTTTTTCCATGAAATTAACGGCTTGCATCATTCTACGTGATCTTTATGCTTCAtgcttctccctcttcctctgcCTCTTCCACCATTTACCCCCCCCCCGGGTGGCGCGGCCCTCCTTCCTCCTCTTCTATGGCTCTGTctctttgatttctttgttcCACCAAACTTCATGGACGCCCCCATTAGAATTTACTCCTCATCGAACTAACACATAACTTTCAGAATACCATCTGGTTTGGTTCAATTTCAGAATTGGTCTTAGCTTTGTGCCACCTCTATGGCTCTGTCTCTTTGATTTCTTTATTCCACCAAACTTCATGGAACCCCCATTAGAATTTACTCCTCATCGAGCTAACACAACTTTCAGAATACCATCTGGTTTAGTTCAATTTCAGAATTGGTCTTAGCTTTGTGCCATCTGTACCAACAATTAATGATCAACACGATAAAGATTAATATCCTCGTTGCTGCTGTACTTATTGAACATCTTCAGTGAAAATTTCTATCTTCTAATTCATCATTCACTATTTACTGAAATCCAGCACTGGATTTAATGAAGAATGAAGAAGTGCACGCCATCATAGGACCTCAAAGCTCAGCACAAGCTAAGTTCGTTATTGAACTTGGACGAAAAGCTCAGGTTCCCATCATTTCCTTCTCAGCCACAAGCCCCTCTCTTACGCCTGCTCAAAACCCCTTTTTCATACGCACGGCACTAGATGATTCCGCTGAGGTGAAAGCCATAGCAGCCATTGTTAAGGCCTACGGTTGGCGGGAAATTGTCCTTATTTATGAAGACACAGATTATGGAAATGGTTTAATTCCATACTTGATGGATGCTTTTGAAGAGATTGAAACTCGAGTGCCTTACAGAATTGTAATCCCTCCATCTTCCAATAATAGTGAAATCGCTAAGGAGATTAAAAAGTTGAGGGAAACTAATGCTAGGATTTTCCTTGTCCATACGACTACTTCACTTGGCTCGGAGCTCTTTGTACTTGCAAATAATGCAGGAATGATGAGGGAAGGGTATGCATGGATTATCACAGAAGGGCTATCAGCTTTGGTTGATCCTTTGGGCCCAAAGGTGAAGGAGTCAATGCAAGGTGTGCTGGGATTGCGACCATACATACCCAGATCAAAACAGTTGGAAGACTTCAAAAgaagatggaaaagaaatttaacCTCAAGCAAACCAAACGTTAAGGTTACGGGATTAAACCTCTTTGGATTATGGGCATATGATACAGCTTGGGCTTTGGCTATGGCAGTAGAGAAGGCTGGCATAATGCATTCTggattcttaaagaaaaatgctagcaGAAGTAACGTGGATCTTGCAGCTCTAGGAATTTCTGAAACAGGTCAAACACTTCTTGATACGATTCTAACTACTGAGTTTCAAGGCGTGAGCGGGAAATTTCATTTGATTAAAGGACAGTTGGAACCTTCAGCCTTTGAAATACTCAATGTGATTGGAGAAACAGAGAGAATTATTGGATATTGGACCAGACAGACTGGACTTTCACAAGAATTGGATGACACTGGTGAAGTAGCATACTCAATTTCAAAGGTCAGACTCAAGCAACCAATCTGGCCAGGAGACACAACAAACGAGCCTGCAAAGTTGAGGATTGGGGTTCCAGTAAGAaaaggttttgatgaatttCTGAAAGTGGAATGGGATCGTCATACTAATAAGCCTATCATATCAGGGTTCTCCCATGATGTGTTTCTTGCTGTACTCAAGACATTACCATTCCCGCTTTCTTATGAGTTTATTCCCTTCATGAATAAAGATAGGCAGAGTGCTGGAACATACGATGAACTTACTTACCAAATCAAACTTCAGGTGAATTTTGGGCCTAAGTATTTGTATTAACTtgtaaaaactttttttttttttaaatacattgaAAGCAATATACTCCCTTTCCCCACATGAATGGTGGGGATATCATTGTCATGTGAGAGGGAGAAATAGGTTATGATTAAGAACTCGGTAAAGCACTTCAACaaagtttttgttgtttttcttttcaatctcaTGGATTAATAACCATGCATATTTTTCCCTAAATGCAGAAGTACGATGCTGTGGTgggagacacaacaattgttgCTAATCGCTCCTTATATGTTGATTTCACTTTGCCTTACTCAGAATCGGGCGTGTCAATGGTGGTTCTGGTgaaagatgaagagaagaacaacttttggatttttttaaagcCACTAAGCTTGGATCTGTGGTTAACAACAGGTGCAGCATTTGTCATTACAGGTTTGGTGATTTGGGTTCTTGAACACCGAATGAACAGTGAGTTCAGAGGCCCGCCAGATCAACAACTTGGCATGATTTTCTGGTTCTCCTTCTCAACAATGGTCTTTGCTCACAGTAAATATCCTTCAACCCCATAAAAAGATTTTCATTCCCTTCCCCCCCTCCCCGCCAAAGTTTAACATAATTGATTGTGTATATTGACATCATTATAATGAATCCAGGGGAGAGAATGGTAAGCAACTGGTCAAGATTCGTGATGATCATTTGGTTTTTCGTGGTGCTCATCCTCACACAAAGTTATACTGCAAGTTTGGCCTCGATGTTGACAGTACAGAGATTGCAGCCTACGTTTGTTGATGTAAAAGAGATAAGAAGTAACGGTTATTTTGTTGGATATCAAAATAATTCCTTTGTGAAAGGACTTCTGATAAAACAGTTGAATTTCAATGAGTCCAAGTTGAAGACTTACAGCACCCCTGAGGAGTATCACGAGGCACTGTTAAAAGGAATCAGCAATGGTGGGGTTGCAGCTATTTTTGATGAAATTCCCTACATCAAGCTCTTCCTTGCAAAGTACTGCTCCAAGTACACTATGGTTGGACCGACCTACAAAACTGATGGATTTGGCTTTGTgagtctctttctctctctctctctgtgcctctcccccttttatttatttttgaactcACAACTTAGATTTGAAAACTATTActtattttgtataaattcCACCTCAAACTACAAAAACCAACAATTTGGTATCTCGAATTACTGACTTTCTTCAATTCatcttggctttttttttttctcattctaaaATGCTGTAGGATTGCTCATGTGTTTCTTCAGGCCTTCCCACAAGGATCTTCTTTAGTCCCACACATTTCAAGGGCAATCCTTAATGTGACTCAAGACACAGACAAATTCGGAGCAATTGAGAAGAAGTACTTTTCAAGTAGTGGAAGTACTAGGTCTTGTGAAGATTCAAGTGCCTCAATCTCTTCAAATAGCCCTAGTCTCGGCCTTGACAGCTTCAGAGGCCTGTTCATCATCACTGGAGCTGTGTCCTTGTTGTCACTATCGGTTTATTTGTTGAAGTTCCTTCGCACACATTGGCCCACTTTAAGTACCACACATCCTGAAAGCTCCTTTTCGTCCAAGTTGATTGAAATGGCCAAGTATTTTGACCATAAAGAAAATCCCTCTCCACATCCCAATATTGAAAGGCATACATCTAGGGTACATGCTGTATCAAGTCCTGACATAATAAAATTTCCTTATAAAGAAGATCCCTCTTCACATCCCAATGTTGAAAGACATACATCTAGGGTACATGCTGTATCAAGTCTTGACGTAATAGAATTTCCTCATAATATGGAGAACCACTCCAGGAATTTCAACGTTGTAAGCGACAGGGATGAAAGTCCTCCTTCTACGAGTTTTCCTTCTTGGCGCAGTGATATTACATCTTTGCATGAGGATGtaccaaattaaaaataggtcttggttttttaacttttaatgtaaagatatgaaaaaagaaatgtaaAGAGACGAAGTTTTTTCACTAAGATTGTTTTGTTGTTTATTAGCTACACTCCTTTGTTCCCCAAAATTTTTATAGACATACttgtaatttgaaaaatgtgttcttttatatattttcaattttgttaACTCAGTCACACTTGTTACATAATACATTTAAGATTTCATGTGTTCGCTTCGGCCTTCTCTTCAGCTTCTAATCCATTTTCTACCTCTCTGTTTTATTgcataagaagaaaaagatctGTTTTTCTTACTTCTAGGAAACACCGAGTTGGACATTGACAATGCTTCCAAATGTAACTTTGAAAATGCTGATTGTTGTGGTATTTTACGttctcataattattaaattattatagatttatctttttcattttgaggACAGATAGTATACTAACACTTTTGCTGAATCGTTAGTTCCGAAAATTAGTTTAACTTTATGCTATAAATTGATTATTTCTGATTTGATTGTTGAGATCGATTCTCTTATTGTTGTTAATTGGATTAATAAAGATTGTTCTTCCATTGGAATTACTCTAATATTTGTTATGATGGTTTACATTTCAAGATCCAATTCCCTTTTAATATCAATCATGTCTACAGAGAGAGTAATGTGCTTGCTAACAATCTAGCCAATTACGACGCAATGGAACACACAGTAAGCTTTTATTCTCTTCTTCAA comes from the Carya illinoinensis cultivar Pawnee chromosome 8, C.illinoinensisPawnee_v1, whole genome shotgun sequence genome and includes:
- the LOC122274206 gene encoding glutamate receptor 2.1-like isoform X1, which codes for MADQKHPLCFVAFLLLLNLHGESMAKEVVPVGVVLDLNSPVGGVAERCISMALSDFYAVNDDYNTRLALLTMDSGNDVIAAASAALDLMKNEEVHAIIGPQSSAQAKFVIELGRKAQVPIISFSATSPSLTPAQNPFFIRTALDDSAEVKAIAAIVKAYGWREIVLIYEDTDYGNGLIPYLMDAFEEIETRVPYRIVIPPSSNNSEIAKEIKKLRETNARIFLVHTTTSLGSELFVLANNAGMMREGYAWIITEGLSALVDPLGPKVKESMQGVLGLRPYIPRSKQLEDFKRRWKRNLTSSKPNVKVTGLNLFGLWAYDTAWALAMAVEKAGIMHSGFLKKNASRSNVDLAALGISETGQTLLDTILTTEFQGVSGKFHLIKGQLEPSAFEILNVIGETERIIGYWTRQTGLSQELDDTGEVAYSISKVRLKQPIWPGDTTNEPAKLRIGVPVRKGFDEFLKVEWDRHTNKPIISGFSHDVFLAVLKTLPFPLSYEFIPFMNKDRQSAGTYDELTYQIKLQKYDAVVGDTTIVANRSLYVDFTLPYSESGVSMVVLVKDEEKNNFWIFLKPLSLDLWLTTGAAFVITGLVIWVLEHRMNSEFRGPPDQQLGMIFWFSFSTMVFAHRERMVSNWSRFVMIIWFFVVLILTQSYTASLASMLTVQRLQPTFVDVKEIRSNGYFVGYQNNSFVKGLLIKQLNFNESKLKTYSTPEEYHEALLKGISNGGVAAIFDEIPYIKLFLAKYCSKYTMVGPTYKTDGFGFAFPQGSSLVPHISRAILNVTQDTDKFGAIEKKYFSSSGSTRSCEDSSASISSNSPSLGLDSFRGLFIITGAVSLLSLSVYLLKFLRTHWPTLSTTHPESSFSSKLIEMAKYFDHKENPSPHPNIERHTSRVHAVSSPDIIKFPYKEDPSSHPNVERHTSRVHAVSSLDVIEFPHNMENHSRNFNVVSDRDESPPSTSFPSWRSDITSLHEDVPN
- the LOC122318727 gene encoding uncharacterized protein LOC122318727 — encoded protein: MDVWADKKSPLQKWSSNEVQFYELWERLSALIAKEELELIAVVMRGVWFRRNAFIFENKFTDPGTIVEQATISLENFQTSQTIKKGGMGSNERGRHGCKWKAPIGDCIKVNWDAGINKKDERVGIGVVVRDGRGEVMVSLCYSNEGCCSPVVAELRALWRVMKLCAELNFENVIFEGDALVVVNAVNSEKESWEWYGQMVEDMKGVLKNRQRWKVQHVFRKCNQVAHLLAKVSFTFNEEQIWMECCPRKFKMLLHRNTCI
- the LOC122274206 gene encoding glutamate receptor 2.2-like isoform X2 — protein: MADQKHPLCFVAFLLLLNLHGESMAKEVVPVGVVLDLNSPVGGVAERCISMALSDFYAVNDDYNTRLALLTMDSGNDVIAAASAALDLMKNEEVHAIIGPQSSAQAKFVIELGRKAQVPIISFSATSPSLTPAQNPFFIRTALDDSAEVKAIAAIVKAYGWREIVLIYEDTDYGNGLIPYLMDAFEEIETRVPYRIVIPPSSNNSEIAKEIKKLRETNARIFLVHTTTSLGSELFVLANNAGMMREGYAWIITEGLSALVDPLGPKVKESMQGVLGLRPYIPRSKQLEDFKRRWKRNLTSSKPNVKVTGLNLFGLWAYDTAWALAMAVEKAGIMHSGFLKKNASRSNVDLAALGISETGQTLLDTILTTEFQGVSGKFHLIKGQLEPSAFEILNVIGETERIIGYWTRQTGLSQELDDTGEVAYSISKVRLKQPIWPGDTTNEPAKLRIGVPVRKGFDEFLKVEWDRHTNKPIISGFSHDVFLAVLKTLPFPLSYEFIPFMNKDRQSAGTYDELTYQIKLQKYDAVVGDTTIVANRSLYVDFTLPYSESGVSMVVLVKDEEKNNFWIFLKPLSLDLWLTTGAAFVITGLVIWVLEHRMNSEFRGPPDQQLGMIFWFSFSTMVFAHRERMVSNWSRFVMIIWFFVVLILTQSYTASLASMLTVQRLQPTFVDVKEIRSNGYFVGYQNNSFVKGLLIKQLNFNESKLKTYSTPEEYHEALLKGISNGGVAAIFDEIPYIKLFLAKYCSKYTMVGPTYKTDGFGFDCSCVSSGLPTRIFFSPTHFKGNP